Genomic window (Peromyscus eremicus chromosome 12, PerEre_H2_v1, whole genome shotgun sequence):
cttccattgtaaaaatgtttcccatttttaaaattttattttataatttaatttaattttacatatcagccatggatccccttgttctccctcctccccccctcccaccTTTCTCCCATCTCAccttccattcccatctcctccatggcaaagactcccctgaggattgagttcaacttggtagattcagtccaggcaggtccagtcccctcctcccaggctgagccaagtgtccctgtataatccccaggtttcaaacagccaactcatgcactgagcacaggacccggtcccactgcctggatgcctcccatacagatcaagttaatcaactgtctcacttatccagagggcctgaaccagttgggagctcctcagctaatggatcatagttcatgtgtttccatttgtttggctatttgttcctgtgctttttccaacctttgtctcaacaattctcgctcatacaaacccttctgtttcttgccaattggactgctggagctccacctggggccttgtcgtggatctctgcatccggttccctcaatcattggatgaggtttctagcacgacaattagggtttttggctatcctatcaccagagtaggtcagttcaggctgtctctcgaccattgccagtagtccattgtggaggtatctttgtggatttctgtggacctctctagcactttgcttcttattattctcatgtggtcttcatttatcatggtctcttattccttattctccctctttgttcttgatccagctggggtctcccactcccctaagctctctttcccttgacccttgcccttcattacccccactcatgtccaggctgttcatgtagatctcatccatttctctgccatTGGGCGATccatgtgtctttcttggggtcctgtgttctaggtagcctccctagagtagcagtctagtcatctttgttttacatctagtatcctcctatgagtgagtacaaaccatgtttatctttctgagtctgggttacctcactcaggatgattttttctagatccatccatttgcctgcaaacctcatgatgtcattgtttttctctgctgagtagtacaccattgtgtatatgtaccacattttatttatccattcttcagttgaagggcatctaggttgttaccatgttctggctattacaaacaatgctgatatgaacatagctgagcaagtacccttgtggtatgattgagcatttcttgggtatatgcccaagagtggtatagctggatcttgggggagatggattcccaattttctaagaaagcaatATATTgaattccaaagtggctgtacaagcttgcattcccaccaagagtgtaggagtgttcccctagctccacatcctctccagcataagctgtcttcagtgtttttgatcttagccattctgacaggtgtaaggtggtatctcagagtcattttgatttgtgtttccctgatgattaaggatattgagcaattccttaaatgtctttcagccatttgagtttcctctgttgagaattctctgtttagttctataacccatttcttaattggactgttgggcattttgatgtctaagttcttgagttctttatatattctggatatcagccctctgtcagatgtggcattggtgaagaccttttcccattctataggctgtcgctttgccttgttgaccatgtcctttgctctacaaaagcttctcagtttcaagaggtctcattgattgattgtttctctcagtgtctgagctactggtgttatatttaggaagtgatctcctatgccaatgcgttcaagactacttcctactttctcttccatcaggttcaaagtaactggatttatgttgaggtctttgaaccactcggacttaagttttgtgcacggtgacagatatggatctatttgcagccttctacaggttgatatccagttatgccagcaccatttgttgaagatgctttctttttccattgtatagttttggcttctttgtcaaaaattatatgttcataggtgtgtagattaatgtcaaggtcttcaattcgattccattggtccacatgtcggtttttatgccagtactaagctgtttttattaatgtagctgtatagtagagcttgaggtcagggattgtgatgcctccagaggttgttttattgtacaggattcttttggctatcctgggttttttgcttttccatgtgaagttgagtattattctttctaggtctatgaagaattgtgttgggattttgatggggattgcattgaatatgtagattgcttttggtaagattgccatttttactatgttaatcctgcctatccataagcatgagagatcttttcattttctgacatctttaatttcttttttcagggacttaaagttcttgttatataggtccttcacttgcttggttagtgttaccccaaggtattttatatcatttgtggctattgtaaagggtgatgtatctctgatttccttctcagcctgtttgtcaattgtatataggaaggctactgattttttttgagttgctcttgtatcctgctatgttgctgaacgtgtttataagctgtatcagttccttggttgaatttttggagtcactcatgtatactatcatgttatctgcaaatagtgaaagcttgacttcttcctttccaatctgtaTCCCCTTAatttccttatgttgtcttatttctctggctagaacttcaagtactatatttaataagtatggggagagcagacagccttgccttgttcctgattttagtggaatcgctttgagtttctctccatttaatttgatgttggctgttggcttgctgtaattgcctttattatatttaggtatgttccctgtattcctgatcgctccaagacctttatcatgaaggggtgttggattttgtcaaacaccttttctgcatctagtgagatgatcatgtggtttttgtctttgagtttgtttatatggtgtattacattgacagactttcgtatatTAAACCactcttgcatccctgggatgaagcctacttgatcatggtggataagtgttttgatgtgttcttggagtctgtttgccagtattttattgagcatttttgcatcaatgttcatgaaggagatcggtctgtagttctctttctttgttgcatctttgtttggtttaggaatcagggtaattgtagcctcatagaaggagtttggtaatgttccttctgtttctattgtgtggaacaatttaaagagtattggtattaattcttctttgaagatctggtagaattctgcactgaaaccatctggtcctaggctttttttggtttggagacttttaatgactgtttctatttcattaggggttattggactatttaaatagtttatctggtcttgatttaactttgttatgtagtatctatccagaaaattatccatttcttttaggttttccagttttgtggagtagatgtttttgaagtatgacctgatgattctctggatttcctcaatgtctgttgttatgtcccccttttcatttctgattttgttaatttggatgctctctctctgtcttttggttagtttggataagggcttgtctatcttgttgattttctcaaagaaccaactctttgtttcattaattttttgtattgttctctttgtttcttttttattgatttcagctctcaatttgacaatttcctggtgtctattcttcctggaagactttgcttcttcttgttctagagctatcaggtgtgctgttaagtcactagtgtgagatttctccaacttctttatgtgggcatttagtgctatgaatttccctcttagcactgctttcacagtgtcccataagtttgcgtatgtggtgtcttcattttcgttgatctctaggaagtctttaatttctttctttatttcttccataacccattggtgattcagttgagcactattcagtttccatgagattgtaggttttctgtagtttttgttgttgttgaaatctaactttaagccatggtggtctgatagaacgcaggaggttattccaattgttttgttatttgttgagatttgttttgtgtccaagtatgtggtcgatttttagagaaggttccatggggtgctgagaagaaggtatattcttttttgttaggatggaatgttctgtaaatatcgattaagtccatttgagtcataacatcagataagtcctttatttctctgttaagtttcattttgggagatctgtccagtggtgaaagtggggtgttgaagtcttccactattaatatgtggggttttatatgtggtttaagctttagtaatgtttcttttacatatgtgggtgcccttgtgtttggggcataaactTAAGGATAAATTATCCTTAAGATGGAGAACTAAAGTTCTACTAAAAGAGAACTAAGTTGAGAACTAAGTCCCATGCTGTCAATAAACTAAGACATTTGTATTGAAAGAAAATGCATATAATATAGTAAATAATTTGTAGATAGACAAAAAATCTTTGattaatatttctcattttttgaTAATGGTAATTAAGcatattaatttatttgtaattttatcttTACAGAAAGTTATACATTTTACATGAGAATAATATATGGGTGGTGGTGAAGAAATGTGAGTCTTCTCAAGGTCATCATGAGAATTTGATGGCTCTGTTATAAGAATTGATGTTATTATGGAATTGTGTATATGTCTGGGAGGTGGAAATTATAGCAATGATTCTGAAGTGAACTGTGATTTTATACCTAGAAAGCACTAGGTATAAAATAATTCAAGCCAAGATGGGTTGGCCTTTATTGAAACAACAGAGTTAAGCTTAGAGTATGTCCAGAATGTGTCTCTTGTTTATGGCTTGTGTGTCTATTTGCTTGGTGGCCCTGTTTCTGGACTAAGAACACTGAAAGTACATTGGGGTTGGAGGGAAATCTTTTTGCtcagtgacattttaaaaaatgcctccCCTGTGAGCTCTGAGGACACATGCATTTTTATTGTTGCAACTAGTTATGTGAATGATATGATGACTTGTTCTCAATGCCCAATGGAACAACTTTATTTTATCCTGCTGGGAATGCCTTGGGAACTTTAGAGAATTTGAAGATGATTTAAAGAATCTGTTTGCAGTGGAAGAAAAGATGCTAAGTCTCTCCATTTTGAAGTTTCTAGGGGGAACTTGGCTCACAGATAATACTACTTTCCCCCATACATTTCAAATAAGTTCCAGAAAATTAGTATTTTTCCAGTTGCCCAGTATTTTACAGGAATTGGGTGAGAAAGAAAACTTTTGGATTATTGTTTATTGCACCTTTGTAACTTgtacaaaatattttcatgagaCATTAAAAATTTCTAGATGATTTTATAAAAATCAGCAACTGAAATGGAGACAGACACACTCAAAAAGTAGTCTGAAAAAGTGTGTATCAATTGGGATTATTACTGCATCAGAAACACCATTGTTGAGAATGTTCCCAGTGATTCAGAAAATGAAGGCCAAAAATTGAATGTTGAGAAGAAAAACTCAATGTATTCAGAGGATATTTTGTAGTGTGAAAGGTTTTCTTAACTGAGATGTGATTATGCTGTGAAtctcatttatttgtattatttctgaatgagaaattctgtcttaagTGCTTGTGGTTGAGTGAAATAAAattccttcaaattcatagaaTCATGAGAAAGATAGAGAAAGCCACTGCCACGGACTCCATTTGTCTGTTAGTGCATCATGTACCTGTTAAGTTAAATAATTGTTATTGCAATCTTATTTTAACTGTGAAGTTACAATTATTACTTCTAAGCTAAATTATACATAGCAATAATTGAAGATGTTTGGAGTAGTTACATCTGGCCAAATATCaaatttttatcttatattttgtcCTGCTGTATGTTTAGGACTCTGTatgcatttaaaagtaaaaattctcaaatgtttgatttaattttgttagaaCAGCAGCTCAGAAATCATTCCCTATACTGATATTCAATTCATAGAGGAAACTTGTCTTCATTTTAAAGTTATATGAAAGTCAATTTCTCCACCTTTTAGCACCCATACATATTTTGGTATTTGAATATATGATAACAATCTTCAcgattttatttgttcattttaatttaaaattttttcacatAAAACTTTTTGAAGTCCTTACAGAGACTACAAAATGTCAAAAAAATTCCTTTATTTAGACAATTTCAAAAGTATAAATTTATATTCTAAGCAGATGCACTCAGGCTTCATCCAGGGAATATCTCAGTAAGAACGTTATTGAAATTGAAAGATATCTAAAATCTTTTCCCTAATTCCCTACATATATAATCATAGATAAGTTTGGAGTGTTACAAACTTATATCTATTCTCAATGTTGAAAATTTCCTTACCTATAACATCTAAAGGAATATGACAATTTTCTGGAGgttatttctacattttatttatttttagtcataaaaatttaaattattatttattaataatatttattaataatattattaataatattaataataacagTATCAGGACTTCAATTTTTCTCAGGTTTATAAACTATTAACATGTTTGAGACAATTCTTTCACCCAccatttaatatatacatattgatgtgaacatgcacacacagatacaattTTTTGTAAAATATGATTTATATGAATCTGTTCTTATGAAATTCCTAGTTAATTTATccttctttcccacctctccttctctcATCCAAGCCTCTACTCACAGGCCATAAAAATCAGGATCTTAAGTTTATTGtttttatctatatttttttaaatttaagaagatatttaggatattttaaaaatcatagctCATTTGGCTACAGTATGATCatagtaattttatttctatatatttaggTCTTCTGAGATAATAGTCATTCTGGATAATTCTCAATACAATTAATAATATCTTTTCTGTggctgatttttttaatgtaccaTGACATATCCACCGGTTTCTGTTCTTTACTCCTTGGCCAGAAATGAATTTCATATTCTTTATATATCTGTTCTTATCCAGTTGGGCTTAGATTTTTAACGTATAGCTGAAAAAAAATGGTAAGTTGACTAGTAAGtatattttattcaaataaatTGAGTTTTATAAAGTTGTTTCCCAAAGGCTGTTGCAACTAATATTCTAAGTTATATGGGAAAGCAACCATTTCCTCACCTTAGTGTTCAGTGAGCACTTTGATGTACTTTCATTTATGCTAATCACAAACATGAGGAGGTGTGATGTGttcattttctgtgtgtatatgcgtaCTATATAGTAGGAATTTCATTCTATGTTTCCACATGTATGGCTGACATTGACAGAGTAATCTACCACATCAGTTACCCTTTCCTACTGTATGAAAACACATATTTGCTTATGTTTTATCCCCTTTATGTTAGAATCTGAGCTCTTTTCTAATTCCTTACCCACTTCTTTATTATGCATTGTCTGAATATCTTGATTATTAAATCTTTGAACTGTAGTTTCATATCAATTAGGATACACTCAACTGAACTTACTGTTTATACTCTTGATATAGCAATCTGTTTTAGTCATGTGAGTTTTAACAAGTTATGCAGTTCTAAATATGGAAAACACATACTGTATTTATAAGGTTTAGAAGAATTTCcacagctgggtggtgatggctcatgcctttaatcaatcccagcacctgagaggcagaggcaagtatatccctgtgaggtcaaggccaacctggtctatagagtgagttcaaagacaaccgaggcagttacacagagaagcccctcCCTCCAGAAAAAAGCTAAAAGGATTTCCAATAAATTCACATATTACTTTAGgtgtaatattatttaaaaattttattatgcaAAATTTTCAATGCATATTAAAGTAGATAGTGACAAGCTTAAGTCCCAGTATAAAAAACATTCATTTGGAATATACTAGTGACAAGGAtatcaaaaattatatatatatatgtatgtatgtatatatatatatatatatatatatatatataaactctatatttactgattttctcaTTTTAGTGATTATTCAGGTCAGACATGACAGAAGAAAACCATACTCTGGTGACTGAGTTTATCCTCACGGGACTCACAGATCAGCCCACATTAAAGGCTGCCCTGTTCCTACTGTTTCTCATCATCTACCTCATCACCATGGTGGGCAATCTTGGGCTGATTGCTCTCATCTGGAAGGACCCTCACCTTCACACCCCCATGTACCTATTCCTCAGCAGTTTAGCATTTGCCGACTCTTGCACTTCATCCTCTGTGACCCCCAAGATGCTTATCAACTTTTTATCTAAAAATCATGAAATATCCCTGGTCGAGTGCTTTGCtcagttttattttatgggcTCCAGTGCAACCACAGAATGTTTTCTCCTGTCtgtgatggcctatgaccgctatgtagCCATATGTAACCCCCTGCTTTATCCAGTGTTGATGTCCAATAGACTCTGTACTCAGTTTATAGCTGTGACCTACTTACTTGGTACTCTGCACTTGGCAGTTCATGTGGGTTTGTTACTTAGATTGACTTTCTGCAGATCCAACATTATACAATATTACTATTGTGAAATATTACAGCTTTTCAACATTTCTTGCATTGATCCTTCAGTTAACATGGTTGTGCTTTcagtcttttcattttctatacAAGCCTTCACTTTTCTAACCATCATGATCTCCTATGTCCGTGTCCTCTTTGCTATCCTGAACAAGAAGTCTAAGAAGGGCAAGAGAAAAGCCTTCTCCACCTGCAGTGGGCAcctgctctctgtctctttgttctATGGGACTATTTTTCTCATCTATGTTTGCCCTGGGTCTGGACCAGTTGGAGACAAAgagaagatgctttctttattttatacagTAATAATTCCCCTGCTCAATCCATTTGTTTACAGTCTGAGGAACAAAGAGGTTATAGGTGCCTTTAAAAGAGCAGTAAGGAAATAATAGTTGTACAGATTTTCAGATATTTACCCCTCACATTATATGAAAAATACGATGACAActtcaacagaaaagaaaatggttccTAAATACTGACTAGAACTCTGGCATTTCACTGGTGGCTCAGTAAGCTCTGCTGGGCACATCCAGCTTTGAATTTTGTGTCTGGTGCTCTGTTAGTTTCTTTCATATGAGTCAGTGAAGTTGTGATAGCCCAATTCATGAACCTCTTGTCTAGAAATAATATCCTATAGTTTATCTGAGCTTTTGGCTTTTcaaattatcttttttctttgtcctttccaaATTTTCTGATGTGAATTTGGTTTTACTAAGACATCCTGAGACACATTGGCTGAGGTATAACTCTAACAATTGTTAGCAAACATAATTAGCAATTCGTAAGAATGAATAATTTAGCCCTCTAGACCTGAAAGTTAATATGGTTTTTGATCCTTTACCACACTAAACAGCATTGGTAGATTGATAAATATAAAACCCTGTTTCACGATGGAATGCATACCAGAGAAGAAATGTACTATTGaataacaggaaaaaagaaaagttgaatTGAACATGAAAATGGTATTGATGGGAGTAGGAAGAAAAATGGGGTAGCCATAAGTTAAAATGTTCAGTAACAAAATTTGTCATATCTTGCATTTAAAGCCCAGAATGCTATTTCTAATCAATGATAGTGAATATGTActcaattatttataaaatttattgcaGTAAAAAGCACTTCCATAGAGCTTCTGAGCAATTACATTATTGTTGTTATCAATTTTAGTAAGAGTCAGCAGGTGGAATTTAAGAGACTGTTTGGAACCAAAATTTTAGAACTGTAAAGTTGTGCCAATGAATTCTCAACTTTATATAGATAATGATTGCAGGTACAAATTATATGTAAGTTAATTGATAATAATGCACTGCAAAATTGCAGTTTGTATGAGTGTTATTTTGTAGACATATATAATTCATTCtttagaaaccccatccaatgactgagggatctggatacagagatccacggctaggcccggagtggagctccgggagtccagttagcaagaaagaggagggtttatatgagcgagaattgttgagacaaaggttggataaagcacagggacaaatagccaaacgaatggaaacacatgaactatgaacccatggctgaggggcccccaaatggatcaggccctctgaatgggtgagacagctgattggcttgatctgtttgggaggcatccaggcagtggaaccgggacctgtgctcattgcatgagttggctgtttgaaacctggggcttatgcaggatcgcttggcttggcctaggaggaggggactggacctgcctggactgagtctaccaggttgatctcagtcctcgggggaggctttgccctggaggaggtgggaatggggagtgggctggggggaagaggaaggggacgggaggggggggaacaagggaatccgtggctgatatgtagaactgaattgatttgtaaaataaaataaaattttaaaaaatgtattattccAGCATATTTATTTGTGAGAAATATTTGCATCAAaggaattaaatttaaattgatAGACAGCTAACAGGTATGCCTTGTTCTACTATTTGGATGCAGCTCATCTCTTGTCATGTCAGTGGTTCCAACAATACTGAATGTTTCCTATAAATACATAGCTGTATGATATCTTTTAAAGCTGTagatatatgatatattttataaCTTAACCCTGTTGACTATGTGCATTATTAGGAAAAAAGTCAATGTGTATAGCTCATCCTAAAATAAATACCATTATTTTCTCTGTAGCAaaagctctttaaaaatattccacataactaaattttatgtcttttaaacattatttgtaGCTAGACATGGTttcacatgactttaatcccaagacttgggaggcagagagaggcaggtctctgaatctgaggtcagcctggtctacagagtaatgttctagaacagtcagggctacatagagaaatcctatttttaaaaaccaaaagaaaaattatttgtaCATGCAGATAATTTCAACAATATTGAATTCTTTTGCAAACACTGTAATCTTTTCTAACCTTTCTTCCCATATGTGttataacatattttaattaGAGTACCTACTTAAAATCTATATTACAAaaatgtctctctgtctgtctgtctctgtctctctctgtgtttttgagacagtgtttctctgtgtagccctggctgtcttgaaactccatctgtagagcaggctgaccttgaactcagagatctgcctgtctcagcctgctgagtgctgggactaaaggagtgtgccaccactgcctagctcaaTATGTCTTTTACTATCACTAAAATTACACAAATCCActttgttaagagcacttgttgcttttgcagaggacctgggttcagttctccaCATTCATTTATAGCTCACAACATCATGCAACTCCAGTTTCTAGGAGATCACAGACTTGTGATCTTGTCCTGACTCCTGTCAGCATcaaacatgcacatggtacatatacatgcatgaaggTAAATACTCATCCACGTAAGAaggtaatcttttaaaatttacaaatataattatatcagaATTCTTTTAACAAAAATGTTCAGATATCATATTACTTCACAGAGAAAAGCTTAATCATTCATATGTAATCTTGGCTTGACTTATGTTTGGGTACTTCAGCCTGAGAGACCAGCTCTGAGAACTGTTCCAGGGTTGTAAAGAGAATGCCTTCAGAGTAGTGGGACTTAGAAATAATCCATACCTATCTGAGGGAATGAAAACTCACACACATGCTGAGGGTTACTCATTTTATTCTTTCCAGCTCCAATTCTTCAGCTGCTTTGTACTACACAGCTTGTATACACATTCAACAGCAAATTTTAGGTGATAAAAAAGGTTACAAAAGCTACATCTGAGGGTCACATTGAATTCCTTGAGTAAATGATAAGGGACACATGCAAAATAAACTTGTCAGCTTTCTAATTAGTGGGCAGCTGCAGCTGTGGCTGTGAAAGGGGGTTTGGCTGCAACACTATCTCCTAAGGAGACAGAGTATAAAGGGTTACAAAGGAAAAAGCTAAAGTATGGAGAAATTAaacaagaagtaaaaaaaaagtcatctactAATCTACATTTCTTAAGACTAACATTATAGGCTCACATTTTGTGGTTAACAAAATGTAAAGGTGTTGTTTTCTCTCACAACAAGGAAGTGCAGTCTTGTGGCTGGGAGTCCCTTCCCTGCAGTTTGTAACCATGGTAACCCATGGGAGACAGGCTGTAAAACAAGGAGTGGGGATGTATGGTGATGGGCACTTCTGCACTTCCTGTAAGGACTGATATTGAAAAGTGTCCAGAGCCTAAAAATATATTCTCTATTCTACATACAACCTCAGATCACAAGGAGGGAAATTTGTAAGTCTTTTTCCAAGGATGTGATGCCAGACCATcttctgcagccctggctatTTGTAGAACCTTTCCCACTGTTTATCTGCATGTAAAGCTGTTTCTCTCCAGAGTTGGTTAATTGGTTAATTGCTTTTCCCGTAATCACATAGATTTAAGAATTTAGACATAAACAGTTAGTTAGCTGAGTCTTGAATCTTGTACCGTGCATTGAGGTTAGAAGTTTGTGCGGAGTGTTAATTGCTAAAGAATTTGGATAGGGAGTTACACTTGTCCATGATATCAGCTAGACCTGGCAAGAGAAACTGGCATAGTAATTTATGTTGCTTTGTGTCTAAAACCCTTGGTTCAACAACCCAGACACCTGTAATCCTGACCTTGTGCATTATCTGTCATAGTTTAATGTGTGGTCCATTCACAGAGACACTCAATCTAGTTTGAATTTGCTCTGAGATTTTAAGTCAGCTAATTGTATGTAATTGCTTTGTCAACTAGCTAATGATAGAAAACAGACTCCTAGGTTTCTCACTGTTTTGTGGAACAAAGGCTTAACTATGAAGGCTTATTTTATTCACCAAAATTATACAGTATAGGAAGAAGTCATCCCTCTAACAATTCATAGGAATAACAGTGCCCAATAAATGTGGATCACACTTCCAATAGTTGCGGGAAGAGTCCTGTGGCTGTCTTAAGGGAGAATTATGATGGCATacaagaaaattacagacagaagcattcattcattcataggcAGTGGTCTCATAAGCCTTGCTTAATGAGGTTCCTCCAC
Coding sequences:
- the LOC131922529 gene encoding olfactory receptor 5AC1-like — its product is MTEENHTLVTEFILTGLTDQPTLKAALFLLFLIIYLITMVGNLGLIALIWKDPHLHTPMYLFLSSLAFADSCTSSSVTPKMLINFLSKNHEISLVECFAQFYFMGSSATTECFLLSVMAYDRYVAICNPLLYPVLMSNRLCTQFIAVTYLLGTLHLAVHVGLLLRLTFCRSNIIQYYYCEILQLFNISCIDPSVNMVVLSVFSFSIQAFTFLTIMISYVRVLFAILNKKSKKGKRKAFSTCSGHLLSVSLFYGTIFLIYVCPGSGPVGDKEKMLSLFYTVIIPLLNPFVYSLRNKEVIGAFKRAVRK